One segment of Herbaspirillum hiltneri N3 DNA contains the following:
- a CDS encoding ABC transporter permease, whose protein sequence is MNLIDYLTADWHNILNLTLQHLRLVGVAVSLAIVIGVPLGILITRHRWLATPLLGLATVVLTLPSIALFGLMIPVFSHFGAGIGPLPAITAVFLYSLLPIMRNTFLALDNIDSGIREAGIGIGMTFWQRLRMVDLPLAMPVILGGVRTAVVMNIGVMAIAAVIGAGGLGVLILHAISQSNMQKLVVGAVLISVLAILADVLLQGLQRLLTPKGLQK, encoded by the coding sequence ATGAACCTGATTGATTACCTCACCGCCGACTGGCACAACATCCTCAACCTGACCCTGCAGCACCTCCGGCTGGTCGGCGTCGCCGTCAGCCTGGCCATCGTCATCGGCGTGCCGCTGGGCATCCTGATCACGCGGCATCGCTGGCTGGCCACACCATTGCTCGGCCTCGCCACGGTGGTGCTGACCTTGCCGTCGATCGCGCTGTTCGGCCTGATGATTCCGGTGTTCTCGCACTTCGGCGCCGGCATCGGACCGCTGCCGGCGATCACGGCGGTGTTCCTGTATTCGCTGCTGCCGATCATGCGCAACACCTTCCTCGCGCTCGACAACATCGACAGCGGCATCCGGGAAGCCGGCATCGGCATCGGCATGACGTTCTGGCAGCGCCTGCGCATGGTCGATCTGCCGCTGGCGATGCCGGTGATTCTTGGCGGCGTGCGCACGGCGGTAGTGATGAACATCGGCGTGATGGCAATCGCCGCCGTGATCGGCGCCGGCGGCCTGGGCGTGCTGATCCTGCATGCGATCAGCCAGAGCAACATGCAAAAACTGGTGGTGGGCGCCGTGCTCATCAGCGTGCTGGCGATCCTCGCCGACGTGCTGCTGCAAGGCCTGCAACGACTTCTGACTCCGAAAGGACTGCAAAAATGA
- a CDS encoding glycine betaine ABC transporter substrate-binding protein: MKPFRFIHASALALALCMLMPGPATAATLVVGGKNFTEQLILSSMTAQYLRAKGYDVDLRNGLGSTLMRKAQESKQLDIVWEYTGTSLIVYNHVDEKLDADTTYARVKELDQKIGLTWLNESGLNNSYAFAMPQKLADEQGINTLDDLAQHITQEQQAGGKPRLVGVDYEFASRPDGLEPMQKLYGFQLDRSEVKQMDPGLVYTALRNEQLYAGLTYSSDGRIKGFNLKLLEDNKGYFAAYKATPVVREEVLQEHPQLAGQLNALSAAIDTEKMTDMNKRVDIDQEPIGKVVTEFLQQQGLI, from the coding sequence ATGAAACCATTCCGTTTTATCCATGCATCAGCCCTTGCCCTCGCTCTTTGCATGCTGATGCCGGGGCCGGCCACGGCCGCCACGCTGGTTGTCGGCGGCAAGAACTTCACCGAGCAATTGATCCTGTCGTCGATGACTGCGCAGTACCTGCGCGCCAAAGGCTATGACGTCGATCTCAGGAACGGGCTCGGCTCGACCCTGATGCGCAAGGCGCAGGAAAGCAAGCAGCTCGACATCGTGTGGGAATACACGGGCACGTCGCTGATCGTCTACAACCACGTCGACGAAAAGCTCGATGCAGACACCACCTATGCACGCGTCAAGGAGCTCGACCAGAAAATCGGCCTGACCTGGCTCAACGAGTCCGGCCTCAACAACAGCTATGCCTTTGCCATGCCGCAAAAGCTGGCCGACGAACAAGGCATCAACACGCTGGACGATCTCGCGCAGCACATCACGCAGGAGCAGCAGGCTGGCGGCAAGCCTCGGCTGGTAGGCGTGGACTATGAATTCGCGTCGCGTCCCGACGGTCTCGAGCCGATGCAGAAGCTCTACGGCTTCCAGCTCGACCGCAGCGAGGTCAAGCAGATGGATCCGGGATTGGTCTACACCGCCTTGCGCAACGAGCAGCTGTATGCCGGCCTGACGTATTCGTCGGACGGCCGCATCAAGGGCTTCAATCTGAAACTGTTGGAAGACAACAAGGGCTACTTCGCCGCGTACAAGGCGACGCCCGTGGTGCGCGAGGAAGTGCTGCAGGAGCATCCGCAGCTGGCCGGCCAGCTGAACGCCTTGTCCGCCGCCATCGACACGGAAAAGATGACCGACATGAACAAGCGCGTCGACATCGACCAGGAGCCGATCGGCAAGGTCGTCACCGAATTCCTGCAGCAGCAGGGACTGATCTGA
- a CDS encoding ABC transporter permease: MTRNFRNVIGGAAAVTAVSVLAVAGLIQWIGVDVIMQYRNDLIYYTGKHLQLVAWSMLLAIAVGVPAGVALSRPALARRAEYFIQVFNIGNTIPSIAVLALALAFFGIGNWPTILALWLASLLPIVRNTFEGLKNVPAPLREAAKGIGMKPYQVLLRVELPNALPIIVGGIRTALVINVGTAPLSMLIGGESLGGLIFPGIYLNNHGQLLLGSAATALLALLLDAIVTLLSHWYLSRRGLA, encoded by the coding sequence ATGACGCGAAATTTCCGCAACGTCATCGGTGGCGCAGCCGCGGTCACAGCCGTTTCAGTGCTCGCCGTGGCCGGCCTGATCCAGTGGATCGGGGTGGACGTCATCATGCAATATCGCAACGACCTGATCTACTACACCGGCAAGCATCTGCAGCTGGTTGCATGGTCGATGTTGCTGGCAATCGCCGTCGGCGTTCCGGCCGGGGTGGCGCTGAGCCGACCGGCACTGGCGCGCCGCGCCGAGTATTTCATCCAGGTCTTCAACATCGGCAACACGATTCCGTCGATTGCCGTGCTGGCCCTGGCGCTGGCGTTCTTCGGCATCGGCAACTGGCCGACCATCCTGGCGCTGTGGCTGGCCTCGCTGCTGCCGATCGTGCGCAATACCTTCGAAGGCCTGAAGAACGTCCCGGCGCCGCTGCGCGAAGCCGCCAAAGGCATCGGCATGAAACCTTACCAGGTGCTGTTGCGCGTCGAGCTGCCCAATGCCTTGCCGATCATTGTCGGCGGCATCCGCACCGCGCTCGTGATCAATGTCGGCACTGCGCCGCTGTCGATGCTGATCGGCGGCGAAAGCCTGGGCGGCCTGATCTTCCCGGGCATCTACCTGAACAACCATGGCCAGCTGTTGCTGGGCTCCGCAGCGACCGCCTTGCTGGCGCTGCTGCTGGACGCGATCGTCACGCTGCTGTCGCACTGGTACCTGTCGCGTCGCGGCCTGGCTTGA
- a CDS encoding DUF4197 domain-containing protein codes for MLPLKKFKHAPVVAALVLTSTLAFAVSLSDLSNQDATSGLKAALEKGANVAVSKLGVENGFLNNDKVKIQLPGPLQQAMPLLKMTGQGQKLDDLVVSMNRAAESAVPLAKPLLVNAVKSMSVTDAKNILSGGETSVTDFFRQKTATPLGEKFLPIVKNITDKNGLSAKYNSTMGQVAKTGLVSGDQATVEGYVTQRSLDGLFYMIGEEEKAIRRDPVGAGSAIIGKVFGALK; via the coding sequence ATGCTGCCCCTCAAGAAATTCAAACACGCTCCCGTCGTTGCCGCCCTGGTGCTGACCAGCACGCTGGCGTTCGCGGTGTCGCTGTCCGACCTCAGTAACCAGGACGCCACCAGCGGCCTGAAAGCCGCTCTGGAGAAGGGCGCCAATGTCGCCGTCTCGAAGCTCGGCGTGGAAAACGGATTCCTCAACAACGACAAGGTCAAGATTCAGTTGCCGGGTCCGCTGCAGCAAGCCATGCCGTTGCTCAAGATGACCGGCCAGGGCCAGAAGCTGGATGACCTGGTGGTGTCGATGAACCGCGCGGCCGAGTCTGCCGTGCCGCTGGCCAAGCCGCTGCTGGTCAATGCAGTCAAGTCGATGTCGGTCACGGACGCCAAGAACATCCTGTCGGGAGGTGAGACCTCGGTAACCGATTTCTTCCGCCAGAAGACTGCCACGCCGCTCGGTGAAAAATTCCTCCCCATCGTCAAGAACATCACCGATAAAAACGGCCTCTCCGCCAAGTACAACAGCACCATGGGCCAGGTCGCCAAGACCGGCCTGGTGTCGGGTGACCAAGCCACGGTCGAGGGTTACGTGACGCAGCGTTCGCTGGACGGCTTGTTCTACATGATCGGCGAGGAAGAGAAGGCGATCCGCCGCGATCCTGTCGGCGCCGGCAGCGCGATCATCGGGAAGGTGTTCGGCGCGCTCAAATAA
- a CDS encoding MFS transporter — protein sequence MDVTVIATSLPALARDLGQDPITLKLALTSYVVSLGVFIPISGWVADKVGARTIFRSAMITFMTGSILCALSDSLLTFVAARFLQGIGGAMMVPVGRIIIVRSVSKAELVKAISYLTLPSLMGPVIGPPLGGFITTYFHWRWIFLINIPICILGLYLAGRYIQNFREEDPAPLDMKGFLLTACGGGVAMLGFSLIGNHLVPQAWPIIMCVAGSVALFFYFRHAMRTEYPLLDLRLLKIPTLRASVLGGSLFRVGLGAVPFLLPLALQEGLGLNPFEAGTITCASAFGAMFMKALASMVLRRYGFRTVLMGNAVLAGMAIASYGIFSSHTPYYVMLLVVLLGGFFPSLQFTCLNSIAYADISNRDAGRATSLASVVQQLSLGMGVTIAGLVLQISNYLQGHATIVEADFWPAFLVVGLFSVASVPVTARLPKNAGLELTRRHGSGADK from the coding sequence ATGGACGTCACCGTCATCGCCACTTCCTTGCCTGCGCTCGCGCGCGATCTCGGCCAGGATCCGATCACCCTGAAACTGGCGCTGACCTCTTACGTGGTCAGTCTCGGCGTGTTCATCCCGATTTCCGGCTGGGTCGCGGACAAGGTGGGCGCGCGCACGATTTTCCGTTCGGCGATGATCACCTTCATGACGGGGTCGATCCTGTGCGCCTTGTCGGACTCGCTGCTGACCTTCGTCGCCGCACGTTTCCTGCAAGGCATCGGCGGCGCCATGATGGTGCCGGTGGGGCGCATCATCATCGTGCGTTCGGTATCCAAGGCCGAACTCGTCAAGGCCATCAGCTACCTGACCTTGCCCTCGCTGATGGGGCCGGTGATCGGGCCGCCGCTGGGCGGCTTCATCACCACGTATTTCCACTGGCGCTGGATTTTCCTGATCAACATTCCGATCTGCATCCTCGGCCTGTATCTGGCCGGACGCTACATCCAGAATTTCCGTGAGGAAGATCCGGCGCCGCTGGACATGAAGGGCTTCCTGCTGACTGCCTGCGGCGGCGGGGTGGCGATGCTCGGCTTTTCGCTGATCGGCAACCACCTTGTTCCGCAGGCGTGGCCGATCATCATGTGCGTGGCCGGTTCGGTGGCCCTGTTCTTCTACTTCCGTCACGCCATGCGCACCGAGTACCCCTTGCTCGATCTGCGCCTGCTGAAGATCCCCACCTTGCGCGCCAGCGTGCTTGGCGGCTCGCTGTTCCGCGTCGGTCTCGGCGCGGTGCCGTTCCTGCTGCCGCTGGCCTTGCAGGAAGGCCTCGGGCTCAATCCTTTCGAAGCCGGCACGATTACCTGCGCCTCCGCCTTCGGCGCCATGTTCATGAAGGCGCTGGCATCGATGGTGCTGCGCCGCTATGGTTTCCGCACCGTGCTGATGGGCAACGCGGTATTGGCCGGCATGGCGATCGCTTCCTACGGCATCTTCTCTTCGCACACGCCTTATTACGTGATGCTGCTGGTGGTGCTGCTGGGCGGCTTCTTCCCTTCGCTGCAATTCACCTGTCTCAACTCGATTGCCTACGCCGACATCAGCAACCGCGACGCCGGCCGCGCCACCAGCCTGGCCAGCGTGGTGCAGCAATTGTCGCTGGGCATGGGGGTGACCATCGCCGGCCTGGTGCTGCAAATCTCGAATTACCTGCAAGGCCACGCGACCATCGTCGAGGCCGATTTCTGGCCGGCATTCCTGGTGGTGGGGTTGTTCTCGGTGGCGTCGGTGCCGGTGACGGCGCGCCTGCCCAAGAACGCCGGCCTGGAACTTACGCGCCGCCATGGCAGCGGCGCCGACAAGTGA
- a CDS encoding AraC family transcriptional regulator, whose product MDTSNYHHMINANAPAAALAIDYPHGHVIEPHRHAYAQLLYAIEGVLVVETAAGRWVVPPTRGVWLQPEVDHQVRMRGDVKMRTVFVNMQELPNLPQDNCVLDIPPLLRELIVAAVGIGPALASDSRDWHLLRLLVHELRSVPVLPLYLPLPADRGLRVICEALMAQPDDDATVDMHAQQLGIATRTFHRLFLRETGMRFSHWRQQARLLLALENLARGDKIIDVALDHGYTSQSAFAAMFKKHFGIAPSRFFR is encoded by the coding sequence ATGGACACCTCCAACTACCACCACATGATCAATGCCAATGCTCCCGCTGCGGCGCTGGCGATCGACTATCCGCACGGTCATGTGATCGAACCGCACCGGCACGCTTACGCGCAGCTGCTGTACGCCATCGAAGGCGTGCTGGTGGTGGAAACCGCAGCGGGGCGGTGGGTGGTGCCGCCCACGCGCGGCGTGTGGCTGCAACCGGAAGTCGACCATCAGGTGCGCATGCGCGGCGACGTCAAGATGCGCACCGTATTCGTCAACATGCAGGAGTTGCCCAACCTGCCGCAGGACAACTGCGTGCTCGACATTCCGCCGCTGTTGCGTGAACTGATCGTCGCTGCGGTAGGCATCGGTCCTGCGCTTGCATCCGACAGCCGCGACTGGCATCTGCTGCGCCTGCTGGTGCACGAACTGCGCTCGGTGCCGGTGCTGCCGCTGTACCTGCCGCTGCCTGCCGACCGCGGCCTGCGCGTGATCTGCGAGGCGCTGATGGCGCAGCCCGACGACGATGCCACTGTCGACATGCATGCGCAGCAGCTGGGCATCGCCACGCGCACTTTTCATCGTCTGTTCCTGCGCGAAACCGGCATGCGTTTCAGTCACTGGCGGCAGCAGGCGCGGTTGCTGCTGGCGCTGGAAAACCTGGCGCGCGGCGACAAGATCATCGACGTCGCACTCGACCACGGCTACACCAGCCAGAGCGCATTCGCGGCGATGTTCAAGAAACATTTCGGGATTGCGCCGAGTCGTTTTTTCCGCTGA
- a CDS encoding DMT family transporter, which yields MPLTSYLYPFLAIVLWAGNVIVSKMAASAISPAAITFYRLILVLLLMSPFMLRPLWRNRIQIRRHWWQLALSGLLAMALFQSLSYRAAESTTATNMAIVTALIPLLTALLSVLVLGEAVTVGMAAGGLLSFAGLLYLVGHGDLGAAMHEGVHRGDALMLLAAFSYALYGVLLRRWKMNVPVWQAVYVQAVAALVLMLPQFLLLPAGAAALDARTLPLIAYSGIGSSILLSFLWIEGVKKLGPSRCSIFINLLPVLTALFAILWLNESMHAYHLIGGGVSLAGVLLTQIVQQPLFGARAGYR from the coding sequence ATGCCACTGACCTCCTATCTCTATCCCTTCCTCGCCATCGTGCTCTGGGCCGGCAACGTCATCGTCTCGAAAATGGCAGCCTCCGCAATTTCTCCGGCCGCCATCACCTTTTATCGACTGATCCTGGTGTTGCTGCTCATGAGTCCGTTCATGCTGCGCCCGTTGTGGCGCAACCGCATCCAGATCCGACGCCACTGGTGGCAACTGGCATTGTCCGGATTGCTGGCGATGGCGCTGTTCCAGAGCCTGTCCTATCGTGCCGCAGAGAGCACCACGGCCACCAACATGGCCATCGTCACCGCGCTGATTCCGCTGTTGACGGCGCTCTTGAGCGTCCTCGTACTGGGTGAAGCGGTCACGGTCGGCATGGCTGCGGGCGGCCTGCTGTCGTTCGCCGGGTTGCTGTATCTGGTCGGACACGGCGACCTCGGCGCGGCGATGCATGAAGGCGTGCATCGGGGCGACGCACTGATGCTGCTGGCGGCATTCTCTTACGCGCTCTACGGTGTACTGCTGCGCCGCTGGAAGATGAATGTACCGGTCTGGCAGGCAGTGTACGTGCAGGCTGTGGCGGCGCTCGTACTGATGCTGCCGCAGTTCCTGCTGCTACCGGCCGGCGCCGCGGCGCTGGATGCACGCACGCTGCCGCTGATCGCGTACTCCGGTATCGGCTCGTCGATCCTGCTGTCGTTCCTGTGGATCGAAGGTGTGAAGAAACTCGGTCCCAGCCGCTGCAGCATTTTCATCAACTTGTTGCCGGTGCTGACGGCGCTGTTCGCCATTCTCTGGCTGAACGAAAGCATGCACGCCTATCACCTCATCGGCGGTGGCGTCAGCCTGGCCGGCGTGCTGCTGACGCAGATCGTGCAGCAGCCCCTGTTCGGCGCACGCGCCGGCTATCGCTGA
- a CDS encoding 2-isopropylmalate synthase: MIAHPHTKYRALPAIDLPDRRWPSRTIEKAPVWLSTDLRDGNQALFEPMNSERKLTLFHELVRLGFKEIEVGFPAGSQTDFDVVRTLITGRHIPADVTPMVMTQLREEQIVRTIESLQGAPRAIVHFYNAVAPLWREVVFGLSVPQVMQLIERNVRLLKDLTAQHPETEWILQYSPETFCMAELDVSLQACSIAIETWDAGPGRPVIINLPTTVEVSTPNVFADQIEWMHRRLPRREHVVLSVHPHNDRGTGVACAEQALLAGAQRVEGCLFGNGERSGNLDVVTLALNLYANGIDPQLDFSDIAAVARVAENCTALPIHPRHPYVGDLVFTAFSGSHQDAIRKGFAAQKPDGLWRVPYLPIDPQDIGRTYDSIVRVNSQSGKGGIAFLLERDHGIVMPRRMQVEFSAIVQKHADASETEISSAALWNLFERTYLASSTQNGRVRYLSHQLSNPDATQEILLELAVDGIAIHLNGTGNGPIAATVNALRSGLAGLAGLEGLRIDSYEERSIGSGAQAQAWAIVEAASPGVAGTRFGAARHVNIVTASILAVLSAANRLHS, translated from the coding sequence ATGATTGCTCATCCTCACACCAAATACCGCGCCCTTCCCGCCATCGATCTTCCTGACCGCCGATGGCCTTCGCGCACCATCGAAAAAGCGCCGGTCTGGCTGTCCACCGATCTGCGCGACGGGAACCAGGCCTTGTTCGAACCGATGAACAGCGAACGCAAACTGACCTTGTTCCACGAACTGGTCAGGCTCGGCTTCAAGGAAATCGAAGTCGGCTTCCCAGCCGGTTCACAAACCGATTTCGACGTCGTACGTACGCTGATCACCGGCAGGCATATTCCGGCCGACGTCACGCCGATGGTCATGACGCAATTGCGCGAAGAACAGATCGTGCGCACCATCGAATCGCTGCAGGGCGCGCCCCGCGCCATCGTGCATTTCTACAACGCCGTGGCGCCGCTGTGGCGCGAAGTGGTGTTCGGCCTGAGCGTGCCGCAAGTGATGCAGCTGATCGAACGCAACGTGCGCCTGCTGAAAGACCTCACTGCGCAACATCCGGAAACCGAATGGATCTTGCAGTATTCGCCTGAAACTTTTTGCATGGCTGAACTCGATGTCTCGCTGCAGGCCTGCAGTATCGCCATCGAAACCTGGGACGCCGGTCCAGGCCGACCGGTCATCATCAATCTGCCGACCACCGTGGAAGTCAGCACACCCAACGTCTTCGCCGACCAGATCGAATGGATGCACCGGCGCCTGCCGCGCCGCGAGCATGTGGTGCTGTCCGTGCATCCGCACAACGATCGCGGCACCGGCGTGGCTTGCGCGGAACAGGCGCTGCTGGCCGGCGCCCAACGCGTCGAAGGCTGCCTGTTCGGCAACGGTGAGCGCAGCGGCAATCTCGACGTCGTAACACTGGCGCTCAACCTGTACGCCAACGGCATCGATCCGCAGCTCGATTTCTCCGACATCGCTGCGGTCGCGCGCGTGGCTGAAAACTGCACCGCCCTGCCCATCCATCCGCGCCATCCTTACGTCGGCGATCTGGTATTCACCGCGTTCTCCGGCTCACATCAGGACGCGATCAGGAAAGGCTTCGCGGCGCAGAAACCGGATGGCTTGTGGCGCGTCCCCTACCTTCCGATCGATCCGCAGGATATCGGCCGCACCTACGACAGCATCGTGCGCGTCAACAGCCAATCGGGAAAAGGCGGCATCGCCTTTTTGCTGGAGCGCGATCATGGCATTGTCATGCCGCGCCGCATGCAGGTGGAGTTCAGCGCCATCGTGCAGAAACACGCTGATGCCAGCGAAACCGAAATCAGCAGCGCCGCCTTATGGAACCTGTTTGAAAGGACCTATCTTGCCTCCTCCACGCAAAATGGACGCGTCCGCTACCTCAGCCATCAACTGAGCAATCCGGACGCCACTCAGGAAATCCTGCTGGAATTGGCTGTGGACGGTATCGCGATCCACCTGAACGGCACCGGCAACGGTCCCATCGCCGCCACGGTGAATGCCCTGCGAAGCGGACTGGCGGGACTGGCGGGACTGGAAGGACTGCGCATCGACAGCTACGAAGAACGCAGCATCGGCAGCGGCGCACAGGCCCAGGCCTGGGCTATCGTCGAGGCGGCATCACCAGGTGTGGCCGGCACGCGTTTCGGTGCAGCGCGACACGTCAATATCGTGACAGCGTCGATACTTGCAGTCCTCAGCGCAGCCAACCGTCTGCACTCCTGA
- a CDS encoding NINE protein: MNMRTNAAIGTGAGSGMPVHDTHSKTIGYLLWIFGFTGAHRFYYGKPLTGTIWFFTLGLLGIGWIIDLFLIPSMDKEADQRFSGGGINYSVAWLLLTFLGFFGVHRMYMGKWVSGIIYLFTGGLFLIGVLYDFWTLNTQISERNHASGLRS; encoded by the coding sequence ATGAACATGAGAACAAACGCGGCCATCGGGACTGGAGCCGGTTCAGGCATGCCCGTCCACGACACGCATAGCAAGACCATCGGCTACCTGCTGTGGATTTTCGGTTTCACCGGAGCGCATCGGTTTTACTACGGCAAGCCGCTGACCGGCACCATCTGGTTCTTCACGCTGGGGCTGCTGGGTATCGGCTGGATCATCGACCTGTTCCTGATCCCTTCCATGGACAAGGAGGCCGACCAGCGCTTCAGCGGCGGCGGCATCAACTATTCGGTGGCGTGGCTGCTGCTGACCTTCCTCGGCTTCTTCGGCGTGCATCGCATGTACATGGGCAAATGGGTCAGCGGCATCATTTACCTGTTCACCGGCGGCCTGTTCCTGATCGGCGTGCTGTACGATTTCTGGACGCTCAATACGCAGATTTCCGAACGCAATCATGCGTCCGGCTTGCGCAGCTGA
- a CDS encoding DNA ligase — translation MHHVTSIIGARSRRFCLFLLFLFFAHGVATAERAPVMLANVYRPGIALEDYWVSEKYDGVRGLWDGRRLLTRGGETIHAPAWFVAGWPAVPLDGELWAGRGGFQQAVSTVRQQTPDDKAWSKMRFMVFDMPGQAGDFTSRLRTTRSTVQQMNLPWVQAVEQRKVADHAALQALLDRTVAQGGEGLMLHRGSSLYRAERNDDLLKFKPYEDTEARVVGHLPGKGKYAGMLGALEVETPGGVRFKLGSGLTDAQRRDPPAIGALVTYRYRGFNDSGIPRFAVFMRVREE, via the coding sequence ATGCATCACGTTACATCCATCATCGGCGCGCGCTCGCGCCGTTTTTGTCTTTTCCTTCTGTTTCTCTTTTTCGCGCACGGCGTCGCTACCGCCGAACGCGCGCCGGTCATGCTGGCCAACGTCTATCGTCCGGGTATTGCACTTGAGGATTATTGGGTCAGCGAAAAATACGACGGCGTGCGCGGCTTATGGGATGGACGTCGCCTGCTCACGCGTGGAGGAGAGACGATCCACGCGCCGGCCTGGTTTGTCGCCGGCTGGCCGGCTGTGCCGCTCGATGGAGAATTGTGGGCGGGACGCGGCGGCTTCCAGCAAGCGGTGTCGACGGTGCGGCAGCAGACACCCGACGACAAGGCCTGGAGCAAGATGCGTTTCATGGTATTCGACATGCCTGGCCAGGCCGGCGATTTCACTTCGCGCCTGCGCACGACGCGCAGCACCGTGCAGCAGATGAACTTGCCTTGGGTGCAGGCGGTCGAGCAGCGCAAGGTCGCCGATCATGCCGCCTTGCAGGCGCTGCTCGATCGCACCGTTGCACAGGGCGGAGAAGGTCTGATGCTGCATCGCGGATCATCGCTGTACCGCGCCGAACGCAACGACGACCTGCTCAAGTTCAAACCGTATGAAGACACGGAAGCGAGAGTGGTCGGGCATCTGCCCGGAAAAGGGAAATACGCCGGCATGCTCGGCGCCTTGGAAGTGGAAACGCCGGGCGGGGTACGCTTCAAGCTGGGCAGCGGCCTCACCGACGCCCAGCGTCGCGATCCGCCGGCAATCGGTGCACTGGTAACCTACCGCTATCGCGGATTCAACGATAGCGGCATCCCGCGCTTTGCGGTGTTCATGCGTGTCAGGGAAGAGTGA
- a CDS encoding hemolysin family protein: MSFFASFLLILLLVVISAFLSCAEISLAASRKIRLEMLAKEGDDNALRVLALQAQPGNFFTVVQIGLNAVAILGGVVGEPALTPHMADLVGTFYQGPMLETISFSISFLLVTSFFILFADLMPKRLAMLAPERAAIVLVGPMLVLERLFKPLIWFFNGLSKMFFTLFGLPQVRHDVITPNEIHAIVDAGAQAGALLRQEHHLIENVFELESRYVPSAMTQRESIVYFLITDTEEMLRQKIIDHPHSRFLVCENNIDDVLGYIDSKDVLKRLLKGEQFSLQDKGLIHVPLSIPDSLNLWEVLERMKAVDEDLAIVVNEYALVVGIISITDVTSVLMGNLLNLSSEEQQIVKRDENSWLMDGLTPLAEVMNALDIDEYPNPMGYETLAGFIMYMLRKIPKKTDFALFSEYKFEVVDIEGNRINQLLVTRYKAEKSDKPEQEKV, from the coding sequence ATGAGTTTTTTCGCCAGTTTTTTATTGATCCTCTTGCTCGTGGTCATCAGCGCGTTTTTGTCCTGCGCCGAAATTTCCCTGGCGGCGTCGCGCAAGATCCGCCTCGAAATGCTGGCCAAGGAAGGCGACGACAACGCCTTGCGGGTACTGGCCCTGCAAGCGCAGCCGGGCAACTTTTTCACGGTGGTGCAGATCGGCCTGAACGCGGTCGCCATCCTCGGCGGCGTGGTCGGCGAGCCGGCGCTGACGCCGCACATGGCCGATCTGGTCGGGACTTTCTACCAGGGCCCGATGCTGGAAACCATCAGCTTCTCAATTTCCTTCCTGCTGGTCACCTCGTTCTTCATCCTGTTCGCCGACCTGATGCCCAAGCGCCTGGCGATGCTGGCGCCGGAGCGCGCAGCGATCGTGCTGGTCGGTCCGATGCTGGTGCTGGAGCGTTTGTTCAAGCCGCTGATCTGGTTCTTCAACGGCCTGTCGAAAATGTTCTTCACCCTGTTCGGCCTGCCGCAGGTACGCCATGACGTGATCACGCCCAACGAAATCCACGCCATCGTCGACGCCGGTGCGCAAGCCGGCGCGCTGCTGCGCCAGGAACATCACCTGATCGAGAACGTGTTCGAGCTCGAAAGCCGCTATGTACCCTCGGCCATGACCCAGCGCGAGAGCATCGTGTACTTCCTGATCACCGACACCGAAGAAATGCTGCGCCAGAAAATCATCGACCATCCGCATTCGCGTTTCCTGGTCTGTGAAAACAACATCGACGACGTGCTCGGCTACATCGACAGCAAGGACGTGCTCAAGCGCCTGCTCAAGGGCGAGCAGTTTTCGCTGCAGGACAAGGGACTGATCCACGTGCCGCTGTCGATCCCCGACAGCCTCAACCTGTGGGAGGTCCTGGAGCGCATGAAGGCGGTCGACGAAGACCTCGCGATCGTGGTCAACGAATACGCGCTGGTGGTCGGCATCATCAGCATTACGGACGTCACCAGCGTGCTGATGGGCAATCTGCTGAACCTGTCCTCGGAAGAACAGCAGATCGTCAAGCGCGACGAGAATTCCTGGCTCATGGACGGTCTCACGCCGCTGGCTGAAGTGATGAACGCGCTCGACATCGACGAGTATCCGAATCCGATGGGATACGAAACGCTGGCCGGCTTCATCATGTACATGCTGCGCAAGATCCCGAAGAAGACCGATTTCGCGCTGTTCTCCGAGTACAAGTTCGAAGTGGTGGACATCGAAGGCAATCGCATCAACCAGTTGCTGGTGACGCGCTACAAGGCGGAAAAAAGCGACAAGCCCGAACAAGAAAAAGTCTGA